One genomic segment of Lysobacter sp. 5GHs7-4 includes these proteins:
- a CDS encoding DUF3325 domain-containing protein yields MLWLGFSVSLLAWCLLSLGMEKHYAQAFAGRYDLRRARLWRGLGWALHVAAFAGFAAWKGWEFGPVFWAVVLMLSALAWSLCLTLWPKVSAKLAVIVLLSGVASAVLLG; encoded by the coding sequence ATGTTGTGGTTGGGATTTTCGGTGTCGTTGCTGGCCTGGTGCCTGCTCAGCCTGGGCATGGAGAAGCATTACGCGCAGGCGTTTGCCGGTCGCTACGACCTGCGTCGCGCACGTCTGTGGCGCGGCTTGGGCTGGGCGCTGCACGTGGCGGCGTTCGCCGGTTTTGCGGCGTGGAAGGGCTGGGAGTTCGGGCCCGTCTTCTGGGCGGTGGTGCTGATGCTGTCGGCGCTGGCCTGGTCGTTGTGCCTGACGCTGTGGCCCAAGGTCAGCGCCAAGCTGGCCGTGATCGTGTTGCTCAGCGGCGTGGCGTCGGCGGTGCTGCTGGGCTGA
- the dxs gene encoding 1-deoxy-D-xylulose-5-phosphate synthase, which yields MIDPQRYPRLSRIHVPADLRQFGEDELPAIAEELRAYLIEQVALVGGHFGAGLGVIELTVALHWLFETPNDRLVWDVGHQCYPHKILTGRRDEIHTVKQKDGVAPFPKREESEYDTFGVGHSSTSISAALGMAIALQRAGDERKVVAVIGDGAMTAGMAFEALAHAGGMTDPEPNLLVILNDNQMSISENVGGVTRMLGRLTGSRTLNALREGGKKLLGDKRKPAAKFVRRWEEHWKGMFVPSTFFEEVGFHYTGPIDGHDLPALLGAMKTLKTLKGPQLLHIITTKGKGYELAEGDQIGYHAVGPFDPEKGLVSKPGAKKPTYTDVFGEWLCDMAADDDKLLGITPAMREGSGLVRFSKEYPTRYFDVAIAEQHAVTLAAGMACEGAKPVVAIYSTFLQRGYDQLVHDVAIQNLDVLFAIDRGGVVGPDGATHAGNLDLSYLRCVPNMVVMAPADEDECRKMLSTGHRYEGPAAVRYPRGTGPGVPVQPTLDTLAIGKAELRRHGSRIALLAFGAIVPAAEQVAAEFGLSLVNMRFVKPLDRALILELAKSHRGFVTLEDNVVAGGAGSGVAELLAAEGIVLPVLHLGLPDEFQHHASREQLLSEAGLDAAGIRRAVLARWPELQDAPPRSAAL from the coding sequence ATGATCGATCCGCAGCGCTACCCACGCCTTTCCCGTATCCACGTGCCCGCCGACCTGCGCCAGTTCGGCGAAGACGAACTGCCGGCGATCGCCGAGGAATTGCGCGCCTACCTGATCGAACAGGTCGCCCTGGTCGGCGGCCACTTCGGTGCGGGCCTGGGCGTGATCGAACTGACCGTGGCCCTGCACTGGCTGTTCGAGACGCCGAACGACCGCCTGGTCTGGGACGTCGGCCACCAGTGCTATCCGCACAAGATCCTCACCGGCCGCCGCGACGAGATCCACACCGTCAAGCAGAAGGACGGCGTCGCGCCGTTCCCCAAGCGCGAGGAATCCGAATACGACACCTTCGGCGTCGGCCACAGCTCGACCTCGATCTCGGCCGCGCTGGGCATGGCCATCGCGCTGCAGCGCGCCGGCGACGAGCGCAAGGTGGTGGCGGTGATCGGCGACGGCGCGATGACCGCCGGCATGGCCTTCGAGGCGCTGGCCCACGCCGGCGGCATGACCGATCCCGAGCCGAACCTGCTGGTGATCCTCAACGACAACCAGATGTCGATCTCGGAGAACGTCGGCGGCGTCACCCGCATGCTCGGTCGCCTCACCGGCAGCCGCACCCTCAACGCGCTGCGCGAAGGCGGCAAGAAGCTGCTCGGCGACAAGCGCAAGCCGGCGGCCAAGTTCGTGCGCCGCTGGGAAGAACACTGGAAGGGCATGTTCGTGCCCTCGACCTTCTTCGAGGAAGTCGGCTTCCACTACACCGGCCCGATCGACGGGCACGATCTGCCGGCCCTGCTCGGCGCGATGAAGACGCTCAAGACCCTCAAGGGTCCGCAGCTGCTGCACATCATCACCACCAAGGGCAAAGGCTACGAACTGGCCGAGGGCGACCAGATCGGCTACCACGCCGTCGGCCCCTTCGATCCGGAGAAGGGACTGGTCAGCAAGCCCGGCGCCAAGAAGCCGACCTACACCGACGTGTTCGGCGAATGGCTGTGCGACATGGCCGCCGACGACGACAAGCTGCTGGGCATCACGCCGGCGATGCGCGAAGGCTCCGGCCTGGTGCGTTTCAGCAAGGAATACCCCACGCGCTACTTCGACGTCGCCATCGCCGAACAGCACGCGGTCACCCTGGCCGCGGGCATGGCCTGCGAAGGCGCCAAGCCGGTGGTGGCGATCTATTCGACCTTCCTGCAGCGCGGCTACGACCAACTGGTGCACGACGTCGCCATCCAGAACCTGGACGTGCTGTTCGCGATCGACCGCGGCGGCGTGGTCGGCCCCGACGGCGCCACCCATGCCGGCAATCTCGATCTGTCCTACCTGCGCTGCGTGCCCAACATGGTGGTGATGGCGCCGGCCGACGAGGACGAGTGCCGCAAGATGCTCAGCACCGGTCACCGCTACGAAGGCCCGGCCGCGGTGCGCTACCCGCGCGGCACCGGCCCCGGCGTGCCGGTGCAGCCCACCCTGGACACCCTGGCGATCGGCAAGGCCGAGCTGCGCCGCCACGGCAGCCGCATCGCCCTGCTCGCGTTCGGCGCGATCGTGCCGGCGGCCGAACAGGTCGCGGCCGAGTTCGGCCTGAGCCTGGTCAACATGCGCTTCGTCAAACCGCTGGACCGCGCGCTGATCCTGGAACTGGCCAAGAGCCACCGCGGCTTCGTGACGCTGGAAGACAACGTGGTCGCCGGCGGCGCCGGCAGCGGCGTGGCCGAGTTGCTCGCGGCCGAAGGCATCGTCCTGCCCGTCCTGCACCTGGGCCTGCCCGACGAGTTCCAGCACCACGCCAGCCGCGAACAGCTGCTGTCCGAAGCCGGCCTCGACGCCGCCGGCATCCGCCGCGCCGTGCTCGCGCGCTGGCCGGAGCTGCAGGACGCGCCACCGCGCAGCGCGGCGCTCTGA
- a CDS encoding acyltransferase codes for MHHHNNFDGLRLLGAATVLISHQFAVLGLGEPHLAGITLGRWGVMLFFAISGYLIARSWERDSHLLRFALRRFLRVAPALVVLQLLTVAALYWLGIASFEDNPLPAVNGSLWTIALEIDCYLLFALLAMTTRRTGLLMIGLLLIAWATGTFAKLPWIDGQLATFGIAFGFGVLLHERPRLLRPVPTLLMLALGALVWRLSQPSFGIALIAAVLSVQIGVRAWPVWQHAGRHGDLSYGLYLYAFPVQQLLVLALGAQRPYLTMLALTVTATLPLAWLSWHCVERPALRLKPASAPRPAAQAEAAARA; via the coding sequence ATGCATCATCACAACAACTTCGACGGCTTGCGCCTGCTGGGCGCGGCGACCGTACTGATCAGTCACCAGTTCGCGGTGCTCGGGCTCGGGGAACCTCATCTGGCCGGCATCACCTTGGGGCGTTGGGGTGTGATGTTGTTCTTCGCGATCAGCGGCTATCTGATCGCACGCAGTTGGGAACGTGATTCGCACCTGCTGCGTTTTGCGCTGCGGCGCTTCCTGCGCGTGGCGCCAGCGCTGGTGGTGTTGCAACTGCTGACCGTCGCGGCCCTGTACTGGCTGGGCATAGCGAGTTTTGAAGACAACCCGCTGCCGGCGGTGAACGGTTCCTTGTGGACGATCGCGCTGGAGATCGACTGCTATCTGCTGTTCGCGCTCCTGGCGATGACGACCCGCAGAACCGGCCTGCTGATGATCGGCCTGCTGCTGATCGCCTGGGCCACCGGCACGTTCGCGAAGCTGCCCTGGATCGACGGCCAGTTGGCTACCTTCGGCATCGCCTTCGGTTTCGGCGTGTTGCTGCACGAACGTCCCCGCCTTCTGCGGCCGGTGCCGACGCTGCTCATGCTCGCCCTGGGCGCGCTGGTCTGGCGCCTGAGCCAGCCTTCGTTCGGCATCGCCCTGATCGCGGCCGTGCTCAGCGTCCAGATCGGCGTGCGCGCCTGGCCGGTGTGGCAACATGCCGGCCGCCACGGCGACCTGTCCTACGGCCTGTACCTGTACGCGTTCCCGGTCCAGCAACTGCTGGTACTCGCGCTAGGTGCGCAGCGCCCGTACCTGACGATGCTGGCGCTGACTGTGACGGCGACCCTGCCGCTGGCCTGGCTGTCCTGGCATTGCGTCGAACGACCCGCCTTGCGGCTGAAACCCGCATCGGCGCCGCGACCGGCCGCGCAAGCCGAAGCGGCCGCCCGCGCCTGA
- the ihfA gene encoding integration host factor subunit alpha produces MALTKAEMAERLFDEVGLNKREAKEFVDAFFDALREALEHGRQVKLSGFGNFDLRRKNQRPGRNPKTGEEIPISARTVVTFRPGQKLKERVEAYAGSGQ; encoded by the coding sequence GTGGCATTGACCAAGGCGGAAATGGCGGAGCGTCTGTTCGACGAAGTCGGACTCAACAAGCGCGAAGCCAAGGAATTCGTCGACGCGTTCTTCGATGCGTTGCGCGAGGCGTTGGAGCACGGCCGGCAGGTCAAGCTGTCGGGTTTCGGCAATTTCGATCTGCGCCGCAAGAACCAGCGGCCGGGACGCAATCCGAAGACCGGCGAGGAAATTCCGATTTCGGCGCGGACGGTGGTGACCTTCCGTCCGGGACAGAAACTCAAGGAGCGGGTGGAGGCCTATGCTGGATCCGGGCAGTAA
- a CDS encoding PepSY-associated TM helix domain-containing protein has product MKNSFSQAMAWLHTWAGLIIGWLLFVIFVGGTLACFDKEIGDWMRPALHDAPSAPLSFAPAVAAAQRDAKPHAHAFYVLAPTERDHATTAYVYYDDGSFEERSLNPATGAPLPATAGGDFFFTLHYNLHAGTIGMYLVGIAGMFMLVAIVTGIVIHKRIFKDFFTFRPQAGGQRAWLDGHNLTGVLGLPFHLMIAYTGVAIFVASYMFAGVQVAYNSDAEKFFAEAGDSYERPETGKPLARLYPVDTLIADATRRLGMAPTWVNVHHPDDSSATIAFGGDHSRHVAWNFDQVVYDANDGRFLHSSKPSATGYKVYTFLGGLHMAQWGGSALRWLYFFMGLGGCVMLASGMQVWVNKRAKKVAEAGALSGYGLVQSLNLGVVGGMPLGCAALLIANRLVPADAAARASWEIGAFCAVWILAALYACLPSVRKAGWRRYFALNAIALTAIPLVNLATAPKGHLFASLARGDWALAAVDLTALGLALAFAVLALRSRAATRRPVAERTRARGGERDAALAER; this is encoded by the coding sequence ATGAAGAACAGCTTCTCGCAAGCGATGGCATGGCTGCACACCTGGGCCGGGCTGATCATCGGCTGGCTGCTGTTCGTGATTTTCGTCGGCGGCACGCTGGCCTGCTTCGACAAGGAAATCGGCGACTGGATGCGGCCGGCGCTGCACGATGCGCCGAGCGCGCCGCTGAGCTTCGCGCCCGCGGTGGCGGCCGCGCAGCGCGACGCAAAACCGCATGCGCATGCGTTTTACGTGCTGGCGCCCACCGAACGCGACCATGCGACCACGGCCTACGTCTATTACGACGACGGCAGTTTCGAAGAACGCTCGCTTAACCCAGCCACGGGCGCGCCGCTGCCCGCGACCGCCGGCGGCGATTTCTTCTTCACCCTGCACTACAACCTGCATGCGGGCACGATCGGCATGTACCTGGTCGGGATCGCGGGCATGTTCATGCTGGTCGCGATCGTCACCGGCATCGTGATCCACAAGCGCATCTTCAAGGACTTCTTCACCTTCCGACCCCAGGCCGGCGGCCAACGCGCCTGGCTGGACGGGCACAACCTCACCGGCGTACTCGGGTTGCCGTTCCATCTGATGATCGCCTACACCGGCGTGGCGATCTTCGTCGCTTCCTACATGTTCGCCGGGGTGCAGGTCGCCTATAACAGCGACGCGGAGAAGTTCTTCGCCGAGGCCGGCGACAGCTACGAGCGTCCCGAGACCGGCAAGCCGCTGGCCAGGCTGTATCCGGTCGACACGCTGATCGCCGATGCCACCCGCCGCCTGGGCATGGCGCCGACCTGGGTCAACGTGCATCACCCCGACGACAGCAGCGCGACCATCGCCTTCGGCGGCGATCACAGCCGCCATGTGGCCTGGAACTTCGATCAGGTCGTCTACGACGCCAACGACGGCCGGTTCCTGCACAGCTCCAAGCCCTCGGCCACCGGCTACAAGGTCTACACCTTCCTCGGCGGTCTGCACATGGCGCAGTGGGGCGGCAGCGCCTTGCGCTGGCTGTATTTCTTCATGGGCCTGGGCGGCTGCGTGATGCTGGCCAGCGGCATGCAGGTGTGGGTCAACAAGCGCGCCAAGAAGGTCGCCGAGGCCGGCGCGCTGTCGGGCTATGGCCTGGTGCAGAGCCTGAACCTGGGCGTGGTCGGCGGCATGCCGCTGGGCTGCGCGGCGTTGCTGATCGCCAATCGGCTGGTGCCGGCCGACGCGGCCGCGCGCGCGAGCTGGGAGATCGGCGCGTTTTGCGCGGTGTGGATCCTGGCTGCGCTGTACGCCTGCCTGCCGTCGGTGCGCAAGGCGGGGTGGCGGCGTTACTTCGCCTTGAATGCGATCGCGCTGACGGCGATTCCGCTGGTCAATCTGGCGACCGCGCCCAAGGGGCATCTGTTCGCCAGCCTCGCGCGCGGCGATTGGGCGCTGGCGGCGGTGGATCTGACCGCGCTGGGCCTGGCGCTGGCGTTCGCCGTCCTGGCGCTGCGCTCGCGCGCCGCGACGCGTCGTCCCGTCGCCGAACGCACGCGTGCGCGCGGCGGCGAGCGCGATGCCGCGCTGGCCGAGCGCTGA
- a CDS encoding DUF3649 domain-containing protein, protein MNTAHAHAPAARKPKTVPLRYRIDVAVRALAAVVVGYLLAYGSTAFLTLVLPFSRSDRVVTASLLCFAVWCAAAMYAFAAKSALRAVFAPLLLALALYGVTLMFPEFAARP, encoded by the coding sequence ATGAATACCGCCCACGCCCACGCCCCCGCCGCGCGCAAACCCAAGACCGTGCCCTTGCGCTATCGCATCGACGTCGCCGTGCGCGCGCTGGCGGCGGTGGTGGTCGGCTATCTGCTCGCCTACGGGTCGACCGCGTTCCTGACCCTGGTGCTGCCGTTTTCGCGCAGCGACCGCGTGGTCACCGCCAGCTTGTTGTGCTTCGCGGTGTGGTGCGCGGCGGCGATGTACGCGTTCGCGGCCAAGAGCGCGCTGCGCGCGGTGTTCGCGCCGCTGCTGCTGGCGCTGGCGTTGTACGGCGTGACCTTGATGTTCCCCGAATTCGCCGCCCGGCCATGA
- a CDS encoding TraB/GumN family protein gives MRPALHTCLALCLLALVAPAFAQTPPIAPAQETIRDIDTVVVSGVQPGPGMWKVSRGEHVLWILGTLSPVPKNMQWLSRDVEATIAQAQEVLQPPSVSIGTELGMFRSMLLIPSALKARRNPDDKTLREVVPAELYARWLPLKARYIGSDRGVEKWRPVFAAQELYEAAMRRSDLSLKGIVWPVVERSAKQHDVKITESTIEMKIKDPKAVLKDFANTTLSDTDCFAKTLSRIEGDIETMRARANAWAIGDIETLRALPQGDQYEVCLRAVTASGVAQRLGFGDLRERVIQTWLGNADKALTQNRVSFASLPIAELLKPDGYLARLQARGYVIEEP, from the coding sequence ATGCGCCCTGCCCTGCACACCTGCCTCGCGCTCTGCCTGCTCGCGCTCGTCGCACCCGCATTCGCACAAACGCCGCCGATCGCGCCCGCGCAGGAAACCATCCGCGACATCGACACCGTCGTCGTCTCCGGCGTGCAACCCGGCCCGGGGATGTGGAAGGTCAGCCGCGGCGAACACGTGCTGTGGATCCTGGGCACCCTCAGCCCGGTGCCGAAGAACATGCAGTGGCTGTCGCGCGACGTCGAGGCGACGATCGCGCAGGCGCAGGAAGTGCTGCAACCGCCGTCGGTGTCGATCGGCACCGAACTGGGCATGTTCCGCAGCATGCTGCTGATCCCCTCGGCGCTGAAGGCGCGCCGCAACCCCGACGACAAGACCTTGCGCGAGGTGGTGCCGGCCGAACTCTACGCGCGCTGGCTGCCGCTCAAGGCGCGCTACATCGGCAGCGACCGCGGCGTCGAGAAATGGCGGCCGGTGTTCGCCGCGCAGGAACTCTACGAAGCGGCGATGCGCCGTTCCGACCTCTCGCTCAAGGGCATCGTCTGGCCGGTGGTCGAGCGCAGCGCCAAGCAGCACGACGTCAAGATCACCGAGTCCACGATCGAGATGAAGATCAAGGACCCCAAGGCGGTGCTCAAGGATTTCGCCAACACCACCCTCAGCGACACCGACTGCTTCGCCAAGACCCTGAGCCGCATCGAGGGCGACATCGAGACCATGCGCGCGCGCGCCAACGCCTGGGCCATCGGCGACATCGAGACGCTGCGCGCCCTGCCGCAGGGCGATCAGTACGAGGTCTGCCTGCGCGCGGTGACCGCCTCCGGCGTGGCCCAGCGCCTGGGCTTCGGCGACCTGCGCGAGCGCGTGATCCAGACCTGGCTGGGCAACGCCGACAAGGCCCTGACCCAAAACAGGGTCAGCTTCGCCAGCCTGCCGATCGCCGAACTGCTCAAGCCCGACGGTTATCTGGCGCGCCTGCAGGCGCGCGGCTATGTCATAGAAGAGCCGTAA
- a CDS encoding acyl-CoA dehydrogenase C-terminal domain-containing protein translates to MSTYKAPLADMRFALYDVLGAEAAFQRMGFADATRDVLDAVLDEGARFTETVLAPLNRAGDEIGCSYDKASGAVTTPPGFKQAYAQYVDGGWAGLVSPSEFGGQGLPHAAGVPLKEMIDAANLAWGNFPLLSHGATEALIHHGEAWQQEVFLKPLVEGRWTGTMCLTEPHCGTDLGLLKTRAEPQDDGSYSITGTKIFITAGEHDFTDNIVHLVLARLPDAPAGSKGISLFVVPKVRVARDGSTGGANAVRCGALEHKMGIHGSATCVMNFDGAQGYLVGQPHKGLMGMFTMMNTARLAVGLQGLGLSDRAYQNALNYARERLQMRSLSGAKFPDKPADPIIVHPDVRRMLLTCKALIEGSRVMGYHGALLVDIAHHADDAAERERADAWVGFMTPIVKACLTEWGVECTYHALQCYGGHGYIAEHGMEQLARDARITTLYEGTTGIQALDLLGRKIMQQQGAGLRVMLEEIETFCAANEANAAVAEFIAPLREQATQWQQLTMQIGQRAVADADEVGAAAYDYLMYSGYVALAYWWARSVAASEASSQSERFKAGKRETARFYFARLLPRTRAHAQAIAAPLSSLTALDAEAFDA, encoded by the coding sequence ATGAGCACCTATAAAGCCCCCCTCGCCGACATGCGTTTCGCCCTGTACGACGTGCTCGGCGCCGAAGCCGCGTTCCAACGCATGGGCTTCGCCGACGCCACGCGCGATGTGCTGGACGCGGTACTAGACGAAGGCGCGCGCTTCACCGAAACCGTGCTGGCCCCGCTCAACCGCGCCGGCGACGAAATCGGCTGCAGCTACGACAAGGCCAGCGGCGCGGTGACCACGCCGCCCGGCTTCAAGCAGGCCTACGCGCAGTACGTCGACGGCGGCTGGGCCGGCCTGGTCTCGCCCAGCGAGTTCGGCGGCCAGGGCCTGCCGCACGCGGCCGGCGTGCCGCTGAAGGAAATGATCGACGCGGCCAACCTGGCCTGGGGCAACTTCCCGCTGCTCTCGCACGGCGCCACCGAAGCGCTGATCCACCACGGCGAAGCCTGGCAGCAGGAGGTGTTCCTCAAGCCGCTGGTCGAAGGCCGCTGGACCGGCACCATGTGCCTCACCGAACCGCATTGCGGCACCGACCTGGGCCTGCTCAAGACTCGCGCCGAACCGCAGGACGACGGCAGCTATTCGATCACCGGCACCAAGATCTTCATCACCGCCGGCGAGCACGACTTCACCGACAACATCGTCCACCTGGTGCTGGCGCGCCTGCCGGACGCCCCCGCGGGCAGCAAGGGCATCTCGCTGTTCGTGGTGCCCAAGGTGCGCGTCGCGCGCGACGGCAGCACCGGCGGCGCCAACGCGGTGCGCTGCGGCGCGCTGGAACACAAGATGGGCATCCACGGCTCGGCCACCTGCGTGATGAATTTCGACGGTGCGCAGGGCTATCTGGTCGGCCAGCCGCACAAGGGCCTGATGGGCATGTTCACCATGATGAACACCGCCCGCCTCGCGGTCGGCCTGCAAGGCCTGGGCCTGTCGGACCGCGCTTATCAGAACGCGCTGAACTACGCGCGCGAGCGCCTGCAGATGCGCTCCCTGTCGGGCGCGAAGTTCCCCGACAAGCCGGCCGACCCGATCATCGTCCACCCCGACGTGCGGCGCATGCTGCTGACCTGCAAGGCGCTGATCGAAGGCAGCCGCGTGATGGGCTACCACGGCGCCCTGCTGGTCGACATCGCCCACCACGCCGACGATGCCGCCGAGCGCGAGCGCGCCGACGCCTGGGTCGGCTTCATGACGCCGATCGTCAAGGCCTGCCTCACCGAGTGGGGCGTGGAATGCACCTACCACGCGCTGCAGTGCTACGGCGGCCACGGCTACATCGCCGAGCACGGCATGGAACAGCTCGCGCGCGACGCCCGCATCACCACCTTGTACGAAGGCACCACCGGCATCCAGGCGCTGGACCTGCTGGGCCGCAAGATCATGCAGCAGCAAGGCGCCGGCCTGCGCGTGATGCTGGAGGAGATCGAAACCTTCTGCGCCGCCAACGAAGCCAACGCCGCGGTCGCCGAGTTCATCGCGCCGCTGCGCGAGCAGGCCACGCAATGGCAGCAGCTGACCATGCAGATCGGCCAGCGCGCGGTCGCCGACGCCGACGAAGTGGGCGCAGCCGCCTACGACTACCTGATGTACTCGGGCTATGTCGCGCTGGCCTACTGGTGGGCGCGCAGCGTCGCCGCCAGCGAAGCCTCGTCGCAGTCGGAGCGCTTCAAGGCCGGCAAGCGCGAAACCGCGCGCTTCTATTTCGCGCGCCTGCTGCCGCGCACCCGCGCCCACGCGCAGGCCATCGCCGCACCGCTGTCCAGCCTGACCGCGCTCGACGCCGAAGCCTTCGACGCCTGA
- a CDS encoding HNH endonuclease, with protein sequence MDLAQRYAHPRPPSDRLNAVRLLSLDAHGRVLDWMNWQEATCLYVRGAVAWTLGDPCLRVHGGTSRLSGEQSLIELHPIVAARGHARSHALDPTPALTNAALFARDDYLCLYCGRDFNRPHLTRDHVVPVSKGGRDIWENVVAACFHCNSRKGNRTPQQAGMPLLAVPYRPSWVEHLILSNRNILADQMAFLRNQLPKNSRLPG encoded by the coding sequence CTGGACCTGGCCCAGCGCTACGCGCACCCCCGCCCTCCCAGCGACCGCCTCAACGCCGTGCGACTGCTGTCGCTGGATGCGCACGGTCGTGTGCTGGACTGGATGAACTGGCAGGAAGCGACCTGTCTGTACGTGCGCGGCGCGGTGGCCTGGACCCTGGGCGATCCCTGCCTGCGCGTGCACGGCGGCACCAGCCGCCTCAGCGGCGAACAAAGCCTGATCGAACTGCATCCGATCGTCGCCGCGCGCGGCCATGCGCGCAGCCACGCGCTCGATCCCACGCCGGCCCTGACCAACGCCGCGCTGTTCGCGCGCGACGACTATCTGTGCCTGTACTGCGGCCGCGACTTCAACCGTCCGCACCTGACCCGCGATCACGTGGTCCCGGTGTCCAAGGGCGGCCGCGACATCTGGGAAAACGTGGTCGCCGCCTGCTTCCACTGCAACTCGCGCAAGGGTAACCGCACCCCGCAGCAGGCCGGCATGCCGCTGCTGGCCGTGCCGTACCGCCCGAGCTGGGTCGAGCACTTGATCCTGTCCAACCGCAACATCCTCGCCGACCAGATGGCGTTCCTGCGCAACCAGCTGCCCAAGAACTCGCGCCTGCCCGGCTGA
- a CDS encoding MerR family transcriptional regulator translates to MLDPGSNRELPPIPAKRYFTIGEVSELCDVKPHVLRYWETEFPTLNPVKRRGNRRYYQRHEVLMVRQIRGLLYEQGYTIGGARLRLEGEAAKDESALSSQIIRQVRMELEEVLQLLRR, encoded by the coding sequence ATGCTGGATCCGGGCAGTAATCGCGAACTTCCGCCGATCCCGGCGAAGCGCTACTTCACCATCGGTGAGGTCAGCGAGCTGTGCGACGTCAAGCCGCACGTGCTGCGTTACTGGGAAACCGAATTCCCCACCCTCAACCCGGTCAAGCGCCGCGGCAACCGTCGTTACTACCAGCGCCACGAAGTGCTGATGGTGCGCCAGATCCGCGGCCTGCTGTACGAACAGGGCTACACCATCGGCGGCGCGCGCCTGCGTCTGGAAGGCGAGGCCGCCAAGGACGAGTCGGCGCTGAGCTCGCAGATCATCCGCCAGGTGCGGATGGAACTGGAAGAAGTGCTGCAGCTGCTGCGGCGCTGA